A genomic region of Jeotgalibaca ciconiae contains the following coding sequences:
- a CDS encoding IclR family transcriptional regulator — protein MLKTVDLTLQVLMKFTNENNSWTGKKLASVMDQNYATIYRILKTLHKRDFLTYNSVSKEYSLGIVLWQLGQTMYESLNLEELVRPSLIQLKEETDESVFFTVRRGNKGITLMAEEPAHKVKFSAEIGSSVPLFPGASYRAILAFQSEEFIADLIEEGLPQYTPQTMTSPAALRKELEMIRKEGYARSEGEYTPDVVALAVPIRDYENKVNCSVTLSGPSYRLQKTDQSKAILLLKETALNIEKILRNTSYKIG, from the coding sequence GTGCTGAAAACAGTTGATTTGACCTTACAGGTACTAATGAAATTTACAAATGAGAATAACTCATGGACAGGTAAAAAGTTAGCAAGTGTTATGGATCAAAATTATGCTACTATTTATCGTATCTTAAAAACTCTGCATAAACGTGATTTTCTTACCTACAACTCGGTATCCAAAGAATACTCTTTGGGTATTGTTTTATGGCAATTAGGCCAAACGATGTATGAATCATTAAATTTAGAAGAACTTGTACGGCCGTCTTTAATACAGCTGAAGGAAGAAACGGATGAATCAGTTTTCTTTACCGTTCGCAGGGGGAATAAAGGAATTACCTTGATGGCAGAAGAACCTGCTCATAAAGTAAAATTCAGCGCAGAAATTGGCTCAAGCGTACCTCTTTTTCCAGGAGCTTCTTATCGAGCAATTTTAGCATTTCAATCAGAAGAGTTTATAGCAGATCTGATCGAAGAAGGGCTGCCGCAATATACACCTCAGACTATGACGAGTCCGGCTGCTTTACGTAAAGAGTTGGAAATGATTCGAAAAGAAGGGTATGCAAGAAGCGAAGGGGAGTATACTCCTGATGTAGTCGCGTTAGCTGTACCGATTCGTGATTATGAAAATAAAGTAAATTGTTCAGTTACTTTATCAGGACCAAGCTATCGACTCCAAAAAACTGACCAAAGTAAAGCTATTCTCCTCTTGAAAGAGACAGCCTTAAATATTGAGAAGATTTTACGAAATACTTCGTATAAAATAGGATAA
- a CDS encoding ABC transporter ATP-binding protein translates to MTDLLKVKNLHVTFQDSSKKNYHAIKGIDLVIGKNETVGIVGESGSGKSVTATALMGLLPKTTKVEAAEMTFEGRDLLGASQKDYQRIRGNEISMIFQDPLTTLNPVYTIENQIIETIRAHKNISKNDAKILALEILEKVGIKDPKRKIKMYPHEFSGGMRQRVMIAIALACNPKLLIADEPTTALDVTIQAQILNLLKKLQKEHETSIIMITHDLGVVWETCDRVIVMFKGHVVESGTAKQIYDNPVHPYTKGLLLSQINQGTINEKELPTIPYGAFVQDMEKEEALEMTEVESGHLVAKFTVDEPAYV, encoded by the coding sequence ATGACAGATTTATTGAAAGTAAAAAATTTACACGTCACCTTTCAGGATAGTTCAAAGAAAAATTATCATGCGATTAAAGGGATTGACTTGGTGATTGGAAAAAACGAAACGGTTGGAATCGTTGGTGAGTCCGGCTCCGGTAAGAGTGTTACTGCGACAGCATTGATGGGACTGCTCCCCAAGACTACGAAGGTAGAAGCAGCAGAAATGACATTTGAAGGTCGAGATCTTTTAGGGGCGAGTCAAAAAGATTATCAAAGAATTCGTGGTAATGAAATTTCTATGATCTTCCAAGATCCTTTAACGACTCTTAATCCGGTTTACACGATTGAGAACCAGATCATTGAAACCATTCGAGCGCATAAAAATATTTCCAAAAACGATGCAAAAATTTTGGCCTTAGAAATACTCGAAAAAGTTGGTATCAAAGATCCGAAACGAAAAATTAAAATGTATCCACATGAATTTTCTGGTGGGATGAGGCAGCGAGTGATGATTGCGATAGCTTTGGCTTGTAATCCTAAGCTATTAATTGCAGATGAGCCTACTACCGCTCTAGATGTGACCATTCAAGCTCAGATTCTAAACCTTTTGAAAAAATTGCAAAAGGAACATGAGACTTCCATTATTATGATCACTCATGATTTAGGAGTGGTTTGGGAAACTTGTGACCGTGTCATCGTGATGTTTAAAGGGCATGTAGTAGAGAGCGGTACTGCTAAGCAAATTTATGATAACCCTGTTCATCCATATACGAAAGGATTGTTGCTTTCTCAAATCAATCAGGGAACGATTAACGAGAAAGAACTGCCGACTATTCCTTACGGTGCCTTTGTTCAAGATATGGAAAAAGAGGAAGCACTGGAAATGACAGAAGTTGAATCAGGACATCTGGTAGCTAAATTTACGGTAGATGAACCGGCATATGTATAG
- a CDS encoding ABC transporter permease — translation MPKYILKRIVNLLPTLFIVAIIIFAVTRIIPGNPAATLLGPQASIEEIEKMTIEMGLDKSYLEQFSSYLKNLLVGDLGYSYAYNMNVSELIMQRFPNTIVLTLSALLIALLIGIPAGIISAYKRNTMTDYIVMVISLVGVSMPVFWLGVMLVLVFSVNMGILPATGMGNWSEGPDVFFRHLILPSITLATIPMANFARITRSSMLEVLSQDYIRTARAKGLKEHVVIWKHALKNALNPILSVLGMQVAGLLGGSVLTETIFSWPGMGRLITDAIDRRDYGVVQGVVIFIALIYVLTNLMIDILYKVVNPKITYEGGAK, via the coding sequence ATGCCAAAATATATTTTGAAGAGAATAGTGAATTTACTGCCAACTTTATTTATCGTAGCCATTATTATTTTTGCAGTTACAAGAATAATTCCAGGTAATCCTGCAGCTACACTACTAGGTCCACAAGCTTCTATAGAAGAGATTGAAAAAATGACAATCGAAATGGGGTTAGATAAATCTTATTTAGAACAGTTTTCTTCTTATTTAAAGAATCTATTAGTCGGTGATTTGGGATATTCCTATGCATATAATATGAATGTTTCGGAGTTAATCATGCAAAGATTTCCTAATACAATCGTCTTAACGCTATCAGCTCTGCTCATAGCGTTGCTCATCGGTATTCCTGCCGGCATTATATCTGCCTACAAGCGAAATACGATGACAGATTATATCGTAATGGTGATTTCTCTGGTAGGGGTATCAATGCCGGTATTTTGGCTAGGTGTGATGCTTGTATTAGTGTTTAGTGTAAACATGGGCATCCTCCCAGCGACAGGTATGGGTAATTGGAGCGAAGGGCCAGATGTTTTCTTTCGCCACCTAATTCTGCCAAGTATCACTTTAGCAACCATTCCTATGGCAAATTTTGCTCGAATAACACGTTCTAGTATGTTAGAGGTTTTATCACAAGACTATATTCGAACTGCTCGAGCAAAAGGTTTGAAAGAACATGTAGTAATCTGGAAACATGCCCTGAAAAATGCTTTGAATCCTATTCTTTCTGTTTTAGGAATGCAAGTTGCTGGTTTATTGGGTGGCTCGGTACTAACTGAGACAATTTTCAGTTGGCCGGGTATGGGACGTTTGATTACAGATGCGATTGATCGCAGGGATTACGGAGTTGTTCAAGGAGTCGTGATTTTCATTGCCTTAATTTATGTACTGACAAATTTAATGATTGATATTTTATACAAAGTAGTGAATCCAAAAATCACTTATGAGGGAGGCGCTAAATAA
- a CDS encoding S9 family peptidase, whose translation MKNFKEASSLYDLTTLSSTILSEDEQTLFYVKTTIDSVKDGYQAAIYAKNLQNASEVSIVEDGFINNCPTVNGTKLLYLSNKTGITQVHFYDLVSKENRQLTFSLSPVMHVQWIQNSQSFLFTTQLDKSTESFFTWDKNFADITTNTAPFYRISNLKYQADGVGFIDPEKTTYLCEQTIDNFDVTVISPQATGYGLRRVADCNTEGTIIYFERNLVEGDDYNHDSGIFAYDRNSKQIQHLTQSFDTGIFGEGTVSPDGNYLVMVGNSLPYETPNQFGLFLYDFKTTSLKKITEGIDIQFADNSVSDYYQNVRNPIIHWHPDSKKFYVQTSEYGSVKIYEVLLNGEMLNIAPEQAVVKEVVISKVGVLYALISKPDRPLLLAVYEDGEWKEISNSVEESYQDYSFASYQEIEYTAADGGVIHGLMVLPADFQADKKYPLILNIHGGPYMMHAMNFYHETQYLAANGYLVLLVNPRGSYGYGQEHTYGVYEKYGKGDYTDLMTAIDGVINDHSFVDASQLFVTGGSYGGFMTNWIITQTNRFKAAVSQRSMSNFVSMFGTSDIGYYFYKDETGHDISRPDKLWESSPLAYVEQVETPLLLIHAKDDLRCQFEQAQQFYTGLRYFNKTAEMLVFPNSGHELSRTGRPSYRVERLKAILDWFERYRSK comes from the coding sequence ATGAAAAACTTTAAAGAAGCAAGCAGCCTCTATGACTTAACCACATTATCTTCAACTATCCTTTCAGAAGATGAACAAACTTTATTTTATGTAAAAACGACAATTGACTCAGTTAAAGATGGTTATCAAGCTGCTATTTATGCAAAAAATCTTCAAAATGCTAGTGAAGTTTCCATTGTGGAAGATGGCTTTATTAATAACTGTCCCACCGTCAACGGAACGAAATTATTGTATTTATCGAATAAAACTGGAATAACTCAAGTTCACTTTTATGATTTAGTTAGTAAAGAAAACAGGCAGCTCACTTTTTCCCTCTCTCCTGTTATGCACGTACAATGGATTCAAAACAGCCAATCATTTTTATTTACAACACAGTTGGATAAATCGACAGAGAGCTTCTTTACATGGGATAAAAATTTTGCTGATATTACTACGAATACTGCACCATTTTACCGTATTAGTAATTTAAAATATCAAGCCGATGGCGTGGGATTCATTGATCCAGAAAAGACAACTTATCTTTGCGAACAAACGATTGATAATTTCGATGTAACCGTCATCTCCCCTCAAGCTACAGGTTATGGATTAAGACGTGTTGCTGATTGCAATACAGAAGGAACCATCATTTACTTTGAAAGGAATCTTGTTGAAGGAGACGACTACAACCATGATTCAGGTATTTTTGCTTATGACAGAAATTCGAAGCAAATACAGCATCTTACTCAATCTTTTGACACTGGTATTTTTGGTGAGGGAACCGTATCTCCTGACGGAAACTACTTAGTAATGGTGGGAAACTCTTTGCCTTATGAAACACCCAATCAATTCGGTCTATTTCTTTACGATTTTAAAACAACTTCTTTGAAAAAAATTACGGAAGGTATAGACATTCAATTCGCCGATAATAGCGTCTCTGATTATTATCAAAATGTTCGAAACCCGATTATTCACTGGCATCCTGATTCAAAAAAATTCTATGTGCAAACTTCTGAATATGGAAGCGTAAAGATTTATGAGGTCCTTTTGAATGGTGAAATGTTGAATATTGCCCCAGAACAAGCTGTAGTAAAAGAAGTGGTTATTTCTAAAGTTGGCGTACTGTATGCTCTAATTAGTAAACCAGATCGCCCACTGTTATTAGCTGTATACGAAGATGGGGAATGGAAAGAAATCTCAAATTCTGTTGAAGAAAGTTATCAAGATTATTCGTTTGCAAGTTATCAAGAAATCGAGTATACCGCAGCAGATGGAGGAGTGATTCATGGACTTATGGTCCTTCCAGCTGATTTTCAAGCAGATAAAAAGTATCCGCTCATTTTAAATATCCACGGTGGTCCCTATATGATGCATGCAATGAATTTTTATCATGAAACGCAATACCTTGCAGCAAATGGATATCTGGTTTTATTAGTTAATCCACGTGGAAGCTACGGATATGGACAAGAACATACTTATGGTGTTTATGAAAAATATGGTAAGGGAGACTATACTGATTTGATGACTGCCATTGATGGTGTAATAAATGATCATTCTTTTGTCGATGCTTCTCAATTGTTTGTTACTGGCGGAAGTTATGGCGGTTTCATGACAAATTGGATTATAACGCAGACCAATCGATTCAAAGCGGCTGTATCACAACGGTCCATGTCTAATTTCGTTTCTATGTTCGGAACTAGTGACATCGGTTATTACTTTTACAAGGACGAGACTGGTCACGATATATCTCGACCTGATAAATTGTGGGAGTCCTCTCCCCTTGCCTACGTAGAACAAGTTGAAACCCCATTGCTCTTAATCCATGCGAAAGACGATTTACGTTGCCAATTTGAACAAGCCCAACAATTTTATACAGGATTACGTTATTTCAATAAAACAGCAGAAATGTTGGTTTTCCCTAATTCTGGCCATGAATTATCCCGAACCGGCCGCCCTAGCTACCGAGTTGAACGATTAAAAGCAATTCTAGACTGGTTTGAGCGTTATCGTAGCAAATAG
- a CDS encoding ABC transporter ATP-binding protein → MEKEKIIRVQNLKKYYPIPKSNPFQRNREYVKAVDEVDFDVYEGETLGIVGESGSGKSTIARLVNCLIHPTEGQIFFHGQEVTAAKPSEMKKFRRGIQMIFQSPYGTLDPRKTIGYSLMEPYVIHGIDTVKERRENVHRLLEMVGLPTSSEHKYPHEFSGGQLQRINIARAVALQPDVIICDESVSALDVSVQAQILNLLNKLQKELGLTYIFISHDLNVVRYMCDRIAVMHSGKIVEMGTAEEVYTHPKDAYTKSLLQAIPINSPYERTS, encoded by the coding sequence ATGGAAAAAGAAAAAATTATTCGTGTTCAAAATTTAAAAAAGTACTATCCAATTCCCAAATCCAATCCTTTTCAACGAAATCGAGAATATGTAAAGGCAGTAGATGAAGTGGATTTTGATGTCTATGAAGGGGAGACATTAGGAATTGTAGGAGAATCAGGAAGTGGAAAATCTACGATTGCCAGACTAGTCAATTGCTTGATTCATCCAACGGAAGGACAAATCTTCTTCCATGGGCAAGAAGTTACTGCTGCTAAGCCAAGCGAGATGAAAAAATTTCGCCGTGGTATTCAAATGATTTTCCAAAGTCCATATGGAACATTAGATCCCAGAAAAACGATTGGTTATTCGTTGATGGAGCCTTATGTAATTCATGGAATTGATACAGTTAAAGAGCGACGAGAAAACGTTCATCGTTTACTTGAAATGGTCGGTTTACCAACTTCATCGGAGCATAAATATCCGCATGAATTTTCTGGCGGCCAGTTACAGCGAATCAATATCGCTCGAGCGGTAGCTTTGCAGCCGGATGTGATCATCTGTGACGAATCGGTATCGGCACTGGATGTGTCTGTCCAAGCCCAAATCCTGAATTTATTAAATAAACTGCAAAAAGAATTAGGTTTGACTTATATCTTTATATCCCATGATTTGAACGTAGTGCGATATATGTGTGATCGAATTGCGGTTATGCATTCAGGAAAAATCGTCGAAATGGGAACAGCTGAAGAAGTATACACGCACCCAAAAGACGCATATACAAAGAGTTTGTTGCAAGCTATTCCGATTAATAGCCCATATGAGCGCACATCATAA
- a CDS encoding M20 family metallopeptidase produces MNEAEKAELKKKVIQAVEEKQDELLELCSKLIQINSENPPGDSTEISHFIETYLNQYGLEVETHEAASKQFNLISRYGNPIGKKLIYCGHTDVVPAGNLDKWDFDPFSGEIKDGFLLGRGASDMKAGLGGLIFVTALMKRMNIELPGEVVLAIVPDEETGGEYGVPWLLEKGLVKGDGCLIAEPSSPYNPTLGQKGSYWFSLEVFGQPGHGSLSPIIGQNAIVDMMRALERIQTVYDIEVEIPEEAVELVEISKRYMREVETEKEPFQSILDRISCNIGVIEGGTKANVVPESCKVEVDCRLPFGVKEEEVTQYITQELDQLGIQYELTRFGIRSEANYTIPSDPVCEAVVNNIQEISQHEAYGVMQWASSDARHFREYNIPVLQYGPAVLSTIHGYNERVEVYKVILAAKVYAGAIIDFLYL; encoded by the coding sequence ATGAATGAAGCAGAAAAAGCTGAATTAAAGAAAAAAGTAATTCAGGCAGTAGAAGAAAAGCAAGATGAATTACTGGAGCTCTGTTCTAAATTGATACAGATTAATAGTGAGAACCCGCCTGGAGATTCTACTGAAATTTCTCATTTTATCGAAACCTATTTAAATCAATATGGCTTAGAAGTGGAAACGCATGAAGCAGCAAGTAAACAATTCAATCTTATTTCCAGATATGGAAATCCAATAGGGAAAAAATTAATTTATTGTGGACACACAGATGTTGTTCCAGCTGGGAACTTAGATAAGTGGGATTTTGATCCATTCAGCGGAGAAATAAAAGATGGATTTTTACTAGGGCGCGGTGCTTCTGATATGAAGGCAGGTCTAGGAGGATTAATCTTTGTTACAGCATTAATGAAGCGAATGAATATTGAATTGCCAGGAGAAGTGGTTCTTGCCATTGTTCCTGATGAAGAAACTGGAGGAGAGTATGGGGTTCCGTGGCTATTAGAAAAAGGATTGGTAAAAGGAGATGGCTGTCTAATTGCTGAACCTTCCTCTCCCTATAATCCTACCTTAGGACAAAAAGGATCCTATTGGTTCTCGTTAGAAGTGTTTGGGCAACCGGGGCATGGAAGTTTGTCGCCGATTATCGGTCAAAATGCGATAGTAGATATGATGCGTGCACTTGAACGTATTCAAACAGTTTATGATATAGAAGTTGAGATTCCTGAAGAAGCAGTAGAGTTGGTAGAAATATCCAAGCGTTACATGCGGGAAGTGGAAACTGAAAAAGAACCGTTTCAATCTATTTTAGATCGGATTTCCTGCAATATTGGTGTTATTGAAGGAGGGACAAAAGCCAATGTCGTTCCTGAATCTTGTAAAGTTGAAGTTGACTGTCGATTGCCATTTGGTGTGAAAGAAGAAGAAGTAACCCAATATATCACACAAGAATTAGATCAATTAGGTATTCAATATGAATTAACTCGTTTTGGCATTCGTAGTGAAGCAAACTATACGATTCCTTCTGATCCGGTTTGCGAAGCGGTAGTCAATAATATCCAAGAGATTTCACAGCATGAGGCGTATGGTGTAATGCAGTGGGCCTCCAGTGATGCTCGTCATTTTCGAGAGTACAATATTCCTGTACTCCAATATGGGCCGGCAGTTCTATCTACAATTCATGGATATAATGAGCGAGTGGAAGTATATAAGGTCATTTTAGCAGCCAAAGTATATGCAGGAGCTATTATTGATTTCTTATATTTGTGA
- a CDS encoding DUF1177 domain-containing protein yields the protein MSLKYVMEAYELLDNKFVDGKDVKEFLEKISSDEIISVETVYGEKGSTDFIKIKIKGTNGKSGGGTAPTLGIIGRLGGIGARPEVIGFVSDGDGALAAVSIAAKLLSMTKKGDRLKGDIIISTHICPVAPTQPHEPVPFMGSPVDILTMNHYEVSDEMDAVLTIDTTKGNVVTNHRGFAITPTVKEGYILRMSNDLLDIYQQTAGILPVTMPITMQDITPYGNGLFHINSIMQPCVAVDAPVVGVAITTEVAVAGSASGASHLIDVEEVVRFGIEVGKRFGSNSCAFYDVEEFGRIQELYGTLKHFQTLGKKEAAINE from the coding sequence ATGTCATTAAAATACGTTATGGAAGCTTATGAATTACTGGATAATAAATTTGTTGATGGTAAGGATGTCAAGGAATTCCTCGAAAAGATTTCTTCAGATGAAATTATTTCGGTCGAAACGGTTTATGGAGAAAAAGGTTCCACTGATTTTATAAAAATTAAAATTAAGGGAACAAATGGGAAGAGCGGTGGAGGGACGGCGCCAACACTAGGAATTATCGGAAGATTAGGCGGTATTGGTGCTCGTCCGGAAGTAATTGGATTTGTTTCTGACGGAGATGGCGCGTTGGCAGCAGTTTCTATCGCAGCAAAACTATTAAGTATGACTAAAAAAGGAGATCGGCTAAAAGGAGACATTATTATCAGCACGCATATTTGCCCGGTTGCGCCCACGCAGCCTCATGAACCAGTGCCATTCATGGGTTCTCCTGTGGACATTCTAACGATGAACCACTATGAAGTTTCGGATGAAATGGATGCGGTATTGACAATTGATACAACAAAAGGCAATGTTGTGACGAATCATCGTGGTTTTGCAATTACTCCAACAGTAAAGGAAGGGTATATTTTACGAATGAGCAATGATTTGTTGGATATTTATCAACAAACGGCTGGTATCCTTCCTGTAACAATGCCAATAACCATGCAAGATATCACGCCATATGGTAATGGGTTGTTCCATATTAATAGTATTATGCAACCATGCGTAGCGGTAGACGCGCCCGTTGTAGGAGTAGCGATCACTACTGAAGTTGCAGTTGCAGGATCAGCATCAGGAGCAAGTCACCTGATTGATGTGGAAGAGGTTGTCCGTTTTGGAATCGAAGTAGGAAAACGATTCGGCAGCAATTCTTGTGCCTTTTATGATGTGGAAGAATTTGGACGAATTCAAGAACTTTACGGAACCTTGAAACATTTCCAAACATTAGGTAAAAAGGAGGCAGCAATAAATGAATGA
- a CDS encoding ABC transporter substrate-binding protein: MKKSTKMLLSLFASVSLLAACGGNNETGESSEPTNESTVTQVGGTIKIGLAANPNSLDPTAYTGQYESNVIRQIGDTLVIYSDDFSEFKPSLATEWSVSEDGLTYTFSLRDDVKFQAGEYQDGRSMTAEDVKYSLERSAFDSALNRLSGVESVEVLGEYEVAIHLTSPSSALMAMLTDSGNIIVPKEEVEGWGDQFGQHLVGTGPFSLDTIQSGQQIDLKRNENYWGEAANLDGVIFKVITDANMMINSLLSGDIDLATDIRGQNREIIENANGVSLTSIPGFSTTYLDMNMMEGPTANEKVREAIYMATNVEEIVNGVNQWGGAEVSYSPLPKASWGYMENAEEFVPDYDPEAAKALLAETEYADGFSIDMYLSDARVPYATIFQDQMKTNLNIDVQIHPQEWGTYSETVSTGQASMNIGAWSWYPDPYFYLNQEFHSNSIGSLGNGRGYNNSEVDALLDSALSETDQEARTDLYQQALEIIMADYSRIELELSETANGISDKVVGYNVLANNSITLVNNEGTNVSLQGN; encoded by the coding sequence ATGAAGAAATCTACAAAAATGTTATTGTCACTGTTCGCAAGTGTTTCCTTGCTTGCAGCTTGTGGCGGTAATAATGAAACTGGTGAAAGCAGTGAGCCAACCAATGAATCAACCGTTACACAAGTCGGCGGCACTATCAAAATCGGTTTAGCAGCAAATCCGAATTCGCTTGACCCCACTGCTTATACTGGTCAATATGAATCGAACGTGATTCGACAAATAGGAGATACATTAGTTATATACAGTGATGACTTTTCTGAATTCAAACCTTCACTTGCAACTGAGTGGTCTGTCTCTGAGGATGGCCTTACATATACCTTTAGCTTACGGGATGACGTGAAGTTTCAAGCAGGGGAATATCAAGATGGTCGATCTATGACAGCAGAAGACGTAAAATATAGCTTAGAGCGCTCTGCCTTTGATTCAGCTCTGAATCGCTTGAGTGGTGTGGAATCGGTAGAGGTCTTAGGAGAATATGAAGTCGCTATTCACTTGACTAGTCCTAGTTCTGCTTTAATGGCAATGTTGACCGATTCAGGAAACATCATCGTTCCAAAAGAGGAAGTCGAGGGCTGGGGAGATCAATTCGGACAACATTTGGTAGGTACAGGTCCATTTTCGTTAGATACTATCCAATCTGGTCAACAAATCGATTTGAAACGAAATGAGAATTATTGGGGAGAAGCAGCGAACTTAGATGGAGTAATCTTCAAGGTTATCACAGACGCTAATATGATGATTAACTCCTTACTTTCAGGAGATATTGATTTGGCAACCGATATAAGAGGCCAAAACCGCGAAATCATTGAAAATGCCAATGGTGTCTCATTGACAAGTATTCCAGGCTTTTCTACTACTTATCTTGATATGAATATGATGGAAGGCCCTACAGCAAATGAGAAAGTCCGTGAAGCAATTTATATGGCTACAAATGTAGAAGAAATTGTGAACGGAGTGAACCAATGGGGAGGCGCAGAAGTTTCCTACTCTCCTCTTCCAAAAGCATCTTGGGGATATATGGAGAATGCTGAAGAGTTCGTTCCAGATTACGATCCGGAAGCAGCAAAAGCTTTGTTAGCAGAAACAGAGTATGCTGATGGATTCTCAATCGATATGTACTTATCTGATGCTCGCGTTCCGTATGCAACAATTTTCCAAGACCAAATGAAAACGAATTTGAATATCGATGTACAGATTCATCCACAAGAATGGGGTACTTATAGCGAGACTGTTTCAACAGGACAAGCAAGCATGAACATCGGTGCCTGGTCTTGGTATCCTGATCCGTATTTCTACCTAAACCAAGAGTTCCATTCAAATAGCATTGGTTCGCTCGGTAATGGACGTGGTTATAACAATTCAGAAGTAGATGCCCTTCTTGACTCTGCCTTAAGCGAAACTGACCAAGAAGCAAGAACGGATCTTTATCAACAAGCGTTAGAAATAATCATGGCTGACTATTCTCGGATTGAACTAGAACTATCTGAAACAGCTAATGGTATTTCTGATAAAGTAGTTGGTTACAATGTACTCGCTAATAATTCGATTACTTTAGTAAATAATGAAGGAACGAATGTATCTTTACAAGGTAACTAA
- a CDS encoding ABC transporter permease — translation MEQTTMNVGLTETKPGFLKKLMRNKLAILGLLILLIIIAIAIFAPIIATHEPNRIDVVKAFLKPGEAGHLLGTDNYGRDLFSRIVYGARISIIVSLAAVVVGGLIGTIFGLVAGYFGGVIDTIIMRIMDGFSAFPFILLAIFLMTILGQGLQNVILAIGIGNIPGFTRIVRGQVLNVKEEEFIEVQRSLGAGHGHILFRHILPNSMAPLVVHGTMSIAGAIISEASLSFLGLGIQPPTASWGAILKDGKDFLFLNPEIATFSGAAILITVLGINILGDGIRDALDPKLND, via the coding sequence ATGGAACAAACAACAATGAATGTTGGTTTGACTGAGACAAAACCCGGTTTCTTAAAAAAACTTATGCGAAATAAACTGGCTATTTTGGGGCTTTTGATTCTTCTGATAATTATAGCAATTGCTATTTTTGCTCCGATAATCGCTACTCATGAGCCAAATCGTATTGATGTTGTCAAAGCTTTCCTTAAACCGGGAGAAGCAGGACATTTATTAGGCACAGACAATTATGGAAGAGATTTGTTCAGTCGAATCGTTTATGGTGCTAGGATTTCAATCATTGTCAGTCTGGCAGCGGTTGTGGTTGGCGGGTTGATTGGTACGATTTTTGGTCTGGTTGCCGGTTACTTTGGAGGAGTAATTGATACGATAATTATGCGCATCATGGATGGATTCTCTGCTTTTCCGTTTATCCTTTTAGCGATTTTTTTAATGACTATTCTAGGTCAAGGACTACAAAATGTTATTCTCGCGATCGGGATTGGAAATATCCCAGGATTTACTCGTATTGTCCGTGGTCAAGTCCTGAATGTGAAAGAAGAAGAATTTATCGAAGTGCAGCGTTCTCTGGGTGCTGGGCACGGACACATACTATTCCGGCATATTTTACCGAACAGTATGGCACCTCTTGTAGTGCATGGAACGATGAGCATTGCTGGTGCAATTATCTCGGAAGCATCCTTGAGTTTTCTGGGATTGGGTATTCAGCCACCTACCGCTTCGTGGGGGGCAATCTTAAAGGACGGCAAAGACTTCTTATTCCTAAATCCGGAAATCGCTACTTTTTCTGGTGCAGCAATTCTGATTACAGTACTGGGAATAAATATTCTAGGTGATGGTATCCGAGATGCATTGGATCCTAAATTGAATGACTAG